One region of Gammaproteobacteria bacterium genomic DNA includes:
- the ybgC gene encoding tol-pal system-associated acyl-CoA thioesterase — translation MRGFRWPVRVYYEDTDAGGVVYYANYLRFMERARTEWLRSLGVEQDRLVREQGIIFAVTEAELRFKRPARFNDALEVTARVIERRRVSLRFAQTVLRGDELLCEGRIQIACLDSAVFRPRAIPKELLKEIVDVD, via the coding sequence ATGCGAGGATTCCGCTGGCCGGTGCGTGTCTACTATGAGGATACCGACGCTGGCGGCGTGGTCTACTACGCCAACTACCTCCGTTTCATGGAGCGGGCCCGTACCGAGTGGCTGCGCAGCCTGGGGGTCGAGCAGGACCGCCTGGTCCGCGAGCAGGGGATCATCTTTGCCGTGACCGAGGCCGAGCTGCGTTTCAAGCGTCCCGCACGCTTCAACGACGCCCTGGAGGTCACGGCACGCGTCATCGAGCGCCGTCGCGTCAGCCTGCGCTTCGCCCAGACCGTGCTGCGTGGCGACGAGCTGTTGTGTGAAGGCCGTATCCAGATTGCCTGTCTGGACAGCGCCGTCTTCCGTCCCCGGGCCATCCCGAAAGAGCTGCTGAAGGAGATCGTCGATGTCGACTGA
- the ybgF gene encoding tol-pal system protein YbgF has translation MRVRHATRAVVLLAAALGSAAVPAAREPSLESRVERLEGLLQSQGLVDLLAQVQRLQRDLQQLRGDVEVQGHTLEQLRQRQRDLYVDIDRRLQQLEAGRPGVSTDPTVVPGMPAAPPPALNDVAPAPPGMPTAPAPAAAVADDPAAEGKAYDEALTILREGRYAEAAEAYRQFLATYPNGRYAGNAQYWLAETYYVTRQFQPSLDEFNTLITAFPDSPKVPDAQLKIGYIHYEQGNWKEARAVLEALVQQYPDSTAARLAGERLQRMTREGR, from the coding sequence ATGAGGGTCCGTCACGCGACCCGGGCAGTGGTGTTGCTCGCCGCGGCGCTGGGCAGCGCGGCGGTGCCCGCTGCGCGCGAGCCCAGCCTGGAGAGTCGGGTCGAGCGGCTCGAGGGCCTGCTGCAGAGCCAGGGGCTGGTGGACCTGCTCGCACAGGTGCAGCGATTGCAGCGCGATCTCCAGCAGCTGCGTGGTGATGTCGAGGTGCAGGGCCATACGCTGGAGCAGCTGCGGCAGCGCCAGCGCGACCTGTACGTGGACATCGACCGGCGACTGCAGCAGCTGGAGGCCGGTCGCCCGGGTGTGTCCACCGATCCGACCGTGGTCCCCGGCATGCCCGCCGCTCCACCGCCTGCATTGAATGATGTGGCCCCGGCGCCTCCGGGCATGCCGACCGCGCCTGCGCCGGCAGCCGCCGTTGCCGATGACCCCGCGGCCGAGGGGAAGGCCTACGACGAGGCCCTCACCATCCTGCGCGAAGGCCGCTATGCCGAGGCGGCGGAGGCCTATCGGCAGTTCCTGGCCACCTATCCGAACGGTCGCTATGCGGGCAATGCGCAGTACTGGCTGGCCGAAACCTATTACGTCACCCGGCAGTTCCAGCCCAGCCTGGACGAGTTCAATACGCTGATTACGGCTTTCCCCGACAGCCCCAAGGTCCCGGACGCGCAGCTCAAGATCGGCTACATCCACTACGAACAGGGCAACTGGAAAGAGGCGCGTGCCGTGCTCGAGGCGCTGGTGCAGCAATATCCCGACAGCACCGCCGCGCGGCTGGCCGGCGAACGCTTGCAGCGTATGACCCGCGAGGGGCGGTAG
- the tolB gene encoding Tol-Pal system beta propeller repeat protein TolB, whose product MPRILRDLIVALALWGFGTAAQAALTIEISEGVEGALPIAVVPFGWAGPQALPEDIGAIVAADLQRSGRFAPLAPADMLSRPTQAAQVNYRDWRLLGVDNLVIGHIEPAGADQYTIQFQVLDVLRGRQVTAYSVPASRTQLRRAAHYIADLVYEALTGERGAFNTRIAYVTVKRAGDAKQYELQVADSDGYGPQTIVRSKEPIMSPTWSPDAQRIAYVSFEKRRAEIYVQDMRTGTRSQVAAFAGINGAPAWSPDGSRLALTLSRDGNPELYVLRLADGNLRRITQSPAIDTEPVWMPDGNSLVFTSDRGGGPQLYQVAVSGGAPKRLTFEGNYNASADVSADGQRLTFVHRDTGGRFRVAVLDLNRRLLQVISEGSLDESPSFAPNGRMVLYASESGNRGVLAASSVDGRFGQRLRFQEGDVREPAWSPFLPR is encoded by the coding sequence ATGCCAAGAATTCTACGTGACCTGATCGTGGCGCTGGCCCTGTGGGGTTTCGGGACGGCGGCGCAGGCCGCCCTGACCATCGAGATCAGCGAAGGTGTCGAGGGCGCCCTGCCGATCGCCGTAGTGCCCTTCGGCTGGGCCGGCCCGCAGGCCCTGCCGGAGGACATCGGTGCCATCGTCGCCGCGGATCTGCAGCGCAGTGGCCGGTTCGCCCCGCTGGCCCCGGCCGATATGCTGTCGCGTCCGACCCAGGCGGCCCAGGTGAACTACCGCGACTGGCGGCTGCTGGGCGTCGACAATCTCGTCATCGGGCATATCGAACCGGCCGGTGCCGACCAGTACACCATCCAGTTCCAGGTGCTCGACGTCCTGCGTGGCCGGCAGGTGACCGCCTACAGCGTGCCGGCGAGCCGCACCCAACTGCGCCGCGCCGCGCACTATATCGCTGACCTGGTCTACGAGGCGCTGACCGGCGAGCGCGGTGCGTTCAACACGCGCATCGCCTATGTGACTGTCAAGCGTGCCGGTGACGCGAAGCAGTACGAGCTGCAGGTCGCCGATTCCGATGGCTACGGGCCGCAGACCATCGTGCGTTCCAAGGAGCCGATCATGTCACCGACCTGGTCGCCGGACGCACAACGCATCGCCTACGTGTCGTTCGAGAAACGCCGTGCAGAGATCTATGTGCAGGACATGCGCACCGGCACGCGTTCGCAGGTGGCGGCCTTCGCCGGCATCAATGGTGCGCCCGCCTGGTCGCCGGATGGGTCGCGGTTGGCGCTGACACTGTCGCGCGACGGCAACCCGGAGCTCTACGTGCTGCGCCTGGCGGACGGCAACCTGCGGCGTATCACCCAGTCACCGGCCATCGACACCGAGCCGGTATGGATGCCGGACGGGAACAGTCTCGTCTTCACCTCCGACCGCGGTGGCGGCCCGCAACTCTATCAGGTGGCCGTCAGCGGCGGTGCGCCCAAGCGGCTCACCTTCGAGGGTAACTATAACGCCAGCGCCGATGTCTCGGCCGACGGCCAGCGCCTGACCTTCGTGCACCGCGATACCGGCGGACGGTTCCGCGTCGCCGTACTGGACCTGAATCGCCGGCTGCTGCAGGTGATCAGCGAGGGCAGTCTGGATGAGTCGCCGAGCTTCGCGCCCAATGGTCGCATGGTCCTGTATGCGAGCGAATCGGGTAATCGCGGCGTGCTGGCGGCCAGTTCGGTCGATGGCCGCTTCGGCCAGCGGCTGAGATTCCAGGAAGGTGACGTACGGGAGCCCGCCTGGTCGCCGTTCCTGCCGCGTTAG
- a CDS encoding YebC/PmpR family DNA-binding transcriptional regulator, translated as MAGHSKWANIQHRKNAQDAKRGKIFTKLIREITTAARSGDPDPAANPRLRLAVDRALGANMTKDTIERAIKRGAGAQEGENYEEIRYEGYGPGGAAVMVDCMTDNRNRTASEVRHAFAKHGGNLGTDGSVAYLFTPHGVLSYPAGSDEDQIMEAALEAGAQDVVSNDDDSVDVLTDPAEFGQVKEVMIAAGLPPEQAEVTMRPSTSAVLDIEAATSMVKLLDALEDLDDVQQVYSNADIAEDILAQL; from the coding sequence ATGGCAGGTCACAGCAAATGGGCGAATATCCAGCACCGCAAGAACGCCCAGGATGCCAAGCGTGGCAAGATCTTCACCAAACTGATCCGTGAGATCACCACCGCCGCACGCAGCGGCGATCCAGATCCCGCCGCCAATCCGCGCTTGCGTCTGGCGGTGGACAGGGCGCTGGGCGCCAACATGACCAAGGACACCATCGAGCGTGCCATCAAACGCGGTGCCGGGGCGCAGGAGGGTGAGAACTACGAGGAGATCCGCTACGAGGGGTACGGCCCCGGCGGTGCCGCGGTCATGGTCGACTGCATGACCGACAACCGCAACCGGACCGCCTCGGAGGTACGCCATGCCTTCGCCAAGCACGGCGGCAACCTCGGCACCGATGGCTCGGTGGCCTACCTGTTCACTCCGCACGGCGTACTGAGTTACCCGGCCGGCAGCGATGAGGATCAGATCATGGAGGCGGCGCTGGAGGCCGGCGCCCAGGATGTCGTCAGCAACGACGATGACTCCGTCGATGTGCTCACCGATCCGGCCGAGTTCGGTCAGGTCAAGGAGGTCATGATCGCCGCCGGGCTTCCGCCCGAGCAGGCCGAGGTGACCATGCGCCCCAGCACCAGCGCCGTGCTGGACATCGAGGCCGCCACCTCCATGGTCAAGCTGCTGGATGCACTGGAGGATCTGGACGACGTCCAGCAGGTCTACTCCAACGCGGACATCGCCGAGGACATACTAGCGCAGCTGTGA
- the aspS gene encoding aspartate--tRNA ligase has product MRTHYCGRLNASHIDQDISICGWVHRRRDHGGVIFIDLRDREGVVQVVFDPDAPESFQVAERVRSEYVLQVRGTVRRRPAGTENPTMPTGEVEILGGALTILNTAETPPFQIDDDEIGEELRLRYRYIDLRRPVMQQRLQLRARIARQLRHFLDERGFLDIETPILTKTTPEGARDYLVPSRTHPGEFFALPQSPQLFKQLLMMSGMDRYYQIVRCFRDEDLRADRQPEFTQLDIETSFLDEDEIMGLMEDMLRGLFKEVLDVNLPEPFPRMTYAEAIRRFGVDKPDLRIPLELVDVGDLMRAVDFKVFSAPAVDPQGRVAALRLPQGGSLSRKEIDDYTQYVSRYGAKGLAYVKVNDVTKGRDGLQSPILKFLPDAAIAGIMERTRATDGDLIFFGADQARVVNESLGALRIRLGHDRGLLIGTWAPLWVVGFPMFERDADDSRWVALHHPFTAPDSDDAEALRGNPGEALSRAYDMVLNGTELGGGSIRIHREAMQTAVFDLLGIGPDEARAKFGFLLDALKYGCPPHGGIAFGLDRLVMLMADAHSIRDVMAFPKTQTAACLLTDAPSPADEKQLRELGIRLRAKAAE; this is encoded by the coding sequence ATCTGCGGCTGGGTACACCGTCGGCGTGATCATGGCGGCGTGATCTTCATCGACCTGCGCGATCGTGAGGGTGTGGTGCAGGTGGTGTTCGACCCGGACGCCCCGGAGTCTTTCCAGGTGGCCGAGCGGGTGCGCAGCGAATATGTCCTGCAGGTGCGTGGCACGGTCCGCCGCCGTCCGGCCGGGACCGAGAACCCGACCATGCCGACCGGCGAGGTCGAGATCCTGGGCGGGGCACTGACCATCCTCAATACCGCCGAGACACCGCCCTTCCAGATCGACGACGATGAGATCGGCGAGGAGCTGCGGCTGCGCTATCGCTACATCGATCTGCGCCGGCCGGTCATGCAGCAGCGCCTCCAGCTGCGCGCACGCATCGCCCGCCAGTTGCGCCACTTCCTGGACGAGCGCGGCTTTCTGGACATCGAGACCCCGATCCTCACCAAGACCACGCCGGAAGGCGCGCGCGATTATCTGGTGCCGAGCCGCACCCACCCCGGTGAATTCTTCGCCTTGCCGCAGTCGCCACAGCTGTTCAAGCAGCTGCTGATGATGAGCGGTATGGACCGCTATTATCAGATCGTGCGCTGCTTCCGCGATGAGGATCTGCGCGCCGACCGCCAGCCGGAATTCACTCAGCTCGACATCGAGACCTCGTTCCTCGATGAGGACGAGATCATGGGCCTCATGGAGGACATGCTGCGTGGGCTGTTCAAGGAGGTGCTGGACGTCAACCTGCCTGAGCCGTTTCCGCGCATGACCTACGCCGAGGCCATACGCCGCTTCGGCGTCGACAAGCCGGACCTGCGCATCCCGCTGGAGCTGGTCGATGTCGGCGATCTGATGCGCGCTGTGGACTTCAAGGTGTTCTCCGCACCGGCCGTCGATCCACAGGGTCGGGTCGCCGCCCTGCGCCTGCCGCAGGGCGGCAGTCTGTCGCGCAAGGAGATCGATGACTATACACAGTATGTCTCGCGCTACGGCGCCAAGGGCCTGGCCTACGTCAAAGTCAACGACGTGACCAAAGGCCGTGACGGTCTGCAGTCGCCGATCCTCAAGTTTCTCCCGGATGCCGCCATCGCGGGCATCATGGAACGCACCCGGGCGACCGATGGCGACCTGATCTTCTTCGGTGCCGACCAGGCCCGTGTGGTCAATGAGTCGCTGGGTGCGTTGCGCATCCGGCTCGGTCACGACCGCGGCTTGCTGATCGGCACTTGGGCACCGCTGTGGGTGGTCGGCTTTCCGATGTTTGAACGCGACGCGGACGACAGCCGCTGGGTGGCACTGCATCATCCATTCACCGCGCCGGACAGCGACGACGCCGAGGCGTTGCGAGGCAATCCCGGCGAGGCGCTGTCGCGCGCCTACGACATGGTGCTCAACGGCACCGAGCTCGGCGGCGGTTCGATACGTATCCATCGTGAGGCCATGCAGACGGCGGTGTTCGATCTGCTCGGCATCGGCCCCGACGAGGCGCGCGCGAAATTCGGCTTCCTGCTCGATGCCCTCAAGTACGGTTGCCCCCCGCACGGCGGCATCGCCTTCGGCCTCGACCGCCTGGTGATGCTCATGGCCGATGCCCACTCGATTCGCGACGTCATGGCCTTCCCCAAGACCCAGACCGCCGCCTGCCTGCTCACCGACGCCCCGTCGCCGGCCGACGAGAAACAACTGCGCGAACTCGGCATCCGACTGCGGGCGAAGGCGGCGGAGTAG
- the ruvC gene encoding crossover junction endodeoxyribonuclease RuvC: MRILGIDPGSQITGFGIIDVDGPCCRHLHSGHIKVDGAALPEKLGVIFSAVQALVAEWRPQELAIERVFMARNADSALKLGQARGAAICAAVGTVPTIAEYSPSEVKQAIVGKGGATKEQIQHMVRVLLKLTTQLQPDQADALAIALCHSHMRQTLSRIPGARAARGGRFR; this comes from the coding sequence ATGCGCATCCTCGGCATCGACCCCGGCTCCCAGATTACCGGTTTCGGCATCATCGATGTCGATGGGCCGTGTTGCCGCCACCTGCATAGCGGTCACATCAAGGTCGACGGCGCGGCGCTGCCGGAAAAACTCGGTGTGATCTTCTCAGCAGTGCAGGCGCTGGTCGCGGAATGGCGGCCACAGGAACTCGCCATCGAACGGGTATTCATGGCGCGCAATGCCGATTCGGCGCTCAAACTCGGTCAAGCGCGCGGTGCGGCCATCTGTGCTGCCGTGGGTACGGTGCCCACCATCGCCGAATACAGCCCGAGTGAGGTCAAACAGGCCATCGTCGGCAAGGGTGGCGCCACCAAAGAGCAGATCCAACACATGGTGCGCGTGCTGCTGAAACTCACCACGCAGCTCCAGCCCGACCAGGCCGATGCCCTCGCCATCGCGTTGTGCCACAGCCACATGCGCCAGACACTGAGCAGGATCCCCGGTGCGCGCGCCGCGCGCGGCGGGCGTTTCCGGTGA
- the tolA gene encoding cell envelope integrity protein TolA: protein MFQVVKDHPRAFLYAVLVHLALIGMLIFSLDWTLEPAGGPQQSQPVQAIVVDESKLEAELERLQQAETKKEREAAERLHQIEAQTRQAEASREREQQRLQELKTRQEAEAQRLKEQEAQRKLEQQKTVEAQRQQEELARKQQAEEKRLAELEAKRKMEVEARRKAEEETKRRVEAEAQAAAAAKAKAKAEAEAKAKAEAAAKAEAEAKAKAEAERKAAEKALQEQLAAERAARDAARAEANQRLVNQYVGAIQAQVRRNWRQPLNWQGLSCTVQVQLIPGGDVARVQIVQSSGDPVFDRSVEDAVYRAAPLPLPPDPALFESFRTLRFVFVPR, encoded by the coding sequence ATGTTTCAGGTCGTCAAGGATCACCCCCGTGCCTTCCTGTACGCTGTGCTGGTGCATCTGGCGCTGATCGGCATGCTCATTTTCAGCCTGGACTGGACCCTCGAGCCGGCCGGCGGTCCACAGCAGTCGCAACCGGTGCAGGCAATCGTCGTCGACGAATCCAAGCTCGAGGCCGAGTTGGAGCGCCTCCAGCAGGCTGAGACGAAGAAGGAGCGCGAGGCGGCCGAGCGCCTGCACCAGATCGAGGCACAGACCAGGCAGGCGGAGGCCAGCCGCGAGCGCGAGCAGCAGCGCCTGCAGGAATTGAAGACGAGGCAGGAGGCCGAGGCGCAGCGGCTCAAGGAACAGGAGGCCCAGCGCAAGCTGGAGCAGCAGAAGACGGTCGAGGCGCAGCGGCAGCAGGAAGAGCTGGCACGCAAGCAGCAGGCCGAAGAGAAGCGTTTGGCGGAATTGGAGGCCAAACGTAAGATGGAGGTCGAGGCCAGGCGCAAGGCGGAGGAAGAGACCAAACGCCGGGTCGAGGCTGAGGCGCAGGCGGCTGCCGCGGCGAAGGCCAAGGCCAAAGCGGAGGCAGAAGCCAAGGCCAAGGCGGAGGCAGCGGCCAAAGCGGAAGCAGAGGCCAAGGCCAAGGCCGAGGCGGAGCGCAAGGCTGCGGAGAAGGCCCTGCAGGAACAGTTGGCAGCGGAACGCGCGGCGCGGGACGCGGCACGCGCAGAGGCCAATCAGCGTTTGGTAAATCAGTATGTCGGCGCCATCCAGGCACAGGTCAGGCGCAACTGGCGCCAGCCGCTGAATTGGCAGGGCCTTTCCTGCACGGTGCAGGTACAGTTGATTCCGGGTGGCGACGTCGCGCGGGTGCAGATCGTGCAGAGCAGCGGCGATCCGGTGTTCGACCGGTCGGTGGAGGATGCGGTGTACCGCGCCGCACCTCTGCCACTGCCGCCCGACCCGGCGCTGTTCGAAAGCTTCCGGACGCTGCGCTTCGTATTTGTGCCCAGGTGA
- the ruvB gene encoding Holliday junction branch migration DNA helicase RuvB gives MTTDRLIDPHAASTDEERIDRAIRPKLLADYVGQPQVCAQMEIFIGAARARGEALDHVLIFGPPGLGKTTLAHIVANELNVNLRHTSGPVLEKPGDLAAMLTNLEPHDVLFVDEIHRLSPVVEEILYPAMEDYQLDIMIGEGPAARSIKLDLPPFTLIGATTRAGLLTSPLRDRFGIVQRLEFYNQADLASILLRSAGILGVATTPEGAQELAKRSRGTPRIANRLLRRVRDYAQVKGSGYIDADIAHQAMDLLSVDSHGFDTMDRTLLTTVIDKFDGGPVGVDSIAAAIGEERGTIEDVLEPYLIQQGFLMRTARGRMATRKAYLHFGLQPPVRSSDPDSPSLFDAVEK, from the coding sequence ATGACCACCGACCGCCTGATCGACCCCCATGCCGCCTCCACCGACGAGGAGCGCATCGATCGCGCCATCCGGCCGAAGCTGCTCGCCGATTACGTCGGCCAGCCACAGGTGTGCGCCCAGATGGAGATCTTCATCGGCGCGGCGCGGGCCCGTGGTGAGGCGCTGGATCACGTGCTCATCTTCGGGCCGCCCGGCCTGGGCAAGACGACGCTGGCGCACATCGTTGCCAACGAGCTGAACGTCAATCTGCGCCACACCTCCGGGCCGGTGCTGGAGAAGCCCGGCGACCTGGCAGCCATGCTGACCAACCTGGAACCGCACGACGTGCTGTTCGTCGACGAGATCCACCGGCTCAGCCCGGTGGTGGAGGAGATCCTCTATCCGGCGATGGAGGACTACCAGCTCGACATCATGATCGGCGAGGGGCCGGCGGCGCGCTCCATCAAGCTCGACCTGCCGCCGTTCACCCTGATCGGCGCCACCACCCGCGCGGGCCTGCTCACCTCACCCCTGCGTGATCGCTTCGGCATCGTGCAGCGTCTCGAGTTCTACAACCAGGCGGATCTGGCCAGCATCCTGCTGCGCTCGGCGGGCATCCTGGGCGTGGCGACGACGCCGGAAGGCGCGCAGGAGCTCGCCAAGCGTTCGCGCGGCACCCCGCGGATTGCCAACCGCTTGCTGCGGCGGGTGCGTGACTACGCCCAGGTCAAGGGCAGCGGCTACATCGACGCCGACATCGCGCATCAGGCGATGGATCTGCTCAGTGTCGACAGCCACGGTTTCGACACCATGGACCGCACCCTGCTGACGACGGTCATCGACAAGTTCGACGGCGGGCCGGTCGGCGTCGACAGTATCGCCGCAGCGATCGGCGAGGAGCGCGGCACCATCGAGGATGTGCTGGAGCCGTACCTCATTCAACAGGGCTTCCTGATGCGTACCGCGCGCGGACGCATGGCCACCCGCAAGGCCTATCTGCACTTCGGCCTGCAGCCGCCGGTACGCTCGAGCGACCCCGACAGCCCGTCGCTGTTTGACGCCGTCGAAAAATAG
- the pal gene encoding peptidoglycan-associated lipoprotein Pal, with translation MYAMWKPVLLACVVALVSGCSSMGKKADGDVAIDDRGMGATQEGAVSEGYGTGGMFQGMSIDDPASPLYQRVIYFEFDSSEVRGADRELVSNHAAYLAQNPTVHVVLEGHADERGSREYNIGLGDRRAQAVRSMLELQGVSAQQISTVSYGEEKPAVDGHDESAWSQNRRVELIYQGQ, from the coding sequence ATGTACGCAATGTGGAAACCGGTATTGCTGGCCTGTGTCGTGGCACTCGTCAGCGGCTGCAGCAGCATGGGCAAGAAGGCCGACGGTGATGTCGCGATCGACGACCGTGGCATGGGGGCGACCCAGGAAGGCGCCGTGAGTGAAGGCTACGGCACCGGTGGCATGTTCCAGGGTATGTCCATCGACGATCCCGCCAGCCCGCTGTATCAGCGCGTCATCTACTTCGAGTTCGACAGCAGTGAAGTGCGTGGCGCCGACCGCGAGCTGGTGTCCAATCACGCCGCGTACCTGGCTCAGAACCCGACCGTGCACGTGGTGCTCGAGGGCCATGCCGATGAGCGCGGCTCACGCGAGTACAACATCGGTCTGGGCGACCGCCGCGCGCAGGCTGTGCGTAGCATGCTGGAATTGCAGGGCGTGAGTGCGCAGCAGATCAGCACCGTCAGCTACGGCGAGGAGAAGCCGGCGGTCGACGGTCATGATGAATCGGCGTGGTCCCAGAACCGACGCGTCGAGCTGATCTATCAGGGGCAGTGA
- the tolQ gene encoding protein TolQ, with amino-acid sequence MSTDMSILHLITGASAVVQVVMALLAIISVISWTMIFHKWRALGDALEGANTFEKRFWSGGDLGTLYKEVSEAPDEARGMADIFEAGFKEFARLRKQSGNDSQALIEGVQRCMRVALSREIDRLEMNLSFLATVGSTSPYVGLFGTVWGIMNSFRALGNVQQATLAMVAPGIAEALVATAMGLFAAIPAVVAYNRYSNDVERLINRYDNFLEEFSSILMRQVHN; translated from the coding sequence ATGTCGACTGATATGTCCATCCTGCATCTGATCACCGGTGCAAGTGCGGTGGTGCAGGTGGTCATGGCACTGCTGGCCATCATATCGGTCATTTCCTGGACCATGATCTTCCATAAATGGCGTGCCCTGGGCGATGCCCTCGAGGGGGCCAACACCTTTGAGAAGCGCTTCTGGTCGGGCGGCGACCTGGGGACACTGTACAAGGAGGTGTCCGAGGCGCCCGATGAGGCGCGCGGTATGGCCGATATCTTCGAGGCCGGCTTCAAGGAATTCGCCCGTCTGCGCAAGCAGTCCGGCAATGACTCCCAGGCACTGATCGAGGGCGTACAGCGCTGCATGCGGGTGGCCCTGTCGCGCGAGATCGATCGGTTGGAGATGAACCTGTCGTTTCTGGCGACGGTCGGCTCGACCAGTCCCTACGTGGGCCTGTTCGGTACGGTATGGGGTATCATGAATTCGTTCCGCGCCCTCGGCAATGTGCAGCAGGCGACCCTGGCCATGGTGGCGCCGGGTATCGCCGAGGCGCTGGTGGCGACCGCCATGGGTCTGTTCGCGGCCATCCCGGCGGTGGTCGCCTACAACCGCTACTCGAACGATGTCGAGCGCCTGATCAACCGCTACGACAACTTTCTGGAGGAGTTTTCCTCCATCCTGATGCGCCAGGTACACAACTGA
- the tolR gene encoding protein TolR translates to MARQRIRKRPMAEINVVPYIDVMLVMLVIFMVTAPLLQQGVQVELPQASATPLPPDQGEPLELSVDAEGNYYLNVGGDPKTALDEETIVQRTAAVLRRKPTTPVLVRGDRSVDYGTVVRAMVLLQQAGAPNVGLVTEGTMPRRGR, encoded by the coding sequence ATGGCCAGACAACGCATCCGCAAACGCCCCATGGCCGAGATCAACGTCGTGCCCTACATCGACGTGATGCTGGTCATGCTGGTGATCTTCATGGTGACGGCGCCGTTGTTGCAGCAGGGCGTCCAGGTGGAGCTGCCGCAGGCGAGCGCCACGCCGCTGCCGCCCGATCAGGGCGAGCCGCTGGAACTGAGTGTGGACGCTGAGGGTAATTATTACCTGAACGTGGGGGGCGACCCCAAGACGGCGCTCGACGAAGAGACCATCGTGCAGCGCACGGCAGCGGTGCTGCGCCGCAAGCCGACGACGCCGGTGCTGGTACGTGGCGACCGTAGCGTCGACTATGGCACGGTGGTGCGCGCCATGGTGCTGCTGCAGCAGGCGGGCGCGCCCAATGTCGGCCTGGTCACCGAGGGTACGATGCCCAGGCGTGGGCGCTGA
- the nudB gene encoding dihydroneopterin triphosphate diphosphatase: MTSHGFKRPESVLVLVYTAASEVLLLRRRTPDDFWQSVTGSLEWDETPGQAARRELLEETGLAADAALIDCHITHRFPLLPAWRGRYAADVTHNIEHVFSLELPARAAVRIDPREHLDYRWVAHSEALVLASSHTNRDAILACIPAARSD; this comes from the coding sequence ATGACATCGCACGGTTTCAAGCGGCCCGAATCTGTCCTGGTGCTGGTCTACACCGCCGCCAGCGAGGTGCTGCTGCTGCGCCGACGTACGCCGGACGATTTCTGGCAGTCGGTGACCGGCAGCCTGGAGTGGGATGAGACGCCGGGGCAGGCGGCGCGGCGCGAATTGCTCGAAGAGACCGGTCTGGCCGCCGATGCGGCGCTGATCGACTGCCACATCACCCACCGTTTCCCCCTCCTGCCGGCCTGGCGGGGCCGCTATGCGGCGGACGTCACGCACAATATCGAGCATGTCTTCAGCCTGGAGTTGCCCGCCCGGGCAGCCGTCCGGATCGATCCCCGTGAACACCTGGACTACCGCTGGGTCGCCCACAGCGAGGCGCTGGTGCTCGCGAGCTCCCATACCAATCGCGACGCCATCCTGGCCTGTATACCGGCCGCTCGGAGCGACTAG
- the ruvA gene encoding Holliday junction branch migration protein RuvA codes for MIGFLCGRLVVKHPPVLLIDVNGVGYEIEAPMTTFYDLPETGAEVTLHTHLVVREDAHTLFGFLRLSDRALFRSLIKVSGVGPRMALAILSGMSADTFVRCIQDNDTAALIRVPGVGKKTAERLVVELRDRLDKGMGGVTGLPTAIDSGPVNPVEEAVRALIALGYKPPDAARMVRGVEAKGLGVEEIIRRALQAAAK; via the coding sequence GTGATCGGTTTTCTGTGTGGCCGGCTGGTCGTAAAACACCCCCCGGTGCTGCTCATTGACGTCAACGGTGTGGGCTACGAGATCGAGGCGCCCATGACCACGTTCTACGATCTGCCCGAGACCGGCGCCGAGGTCACCCTGCATACCCATCTGGTGGTGCGCGAGGATGCGCACACGCTGTTCGGTTTCCTGCGCCTGTCCGACCGGGCGCTGTTCCGCTCTCTGATCAAGGTCAGCGGCGTCGGGCCACGCATGGCGCTGGCGATCCTGTCGGGCATGAGCGCCGACACCTTCGTGCGTTGCATCCAGGACAACGATACCGCCGCACTGATCCGTGTGCCCGGCGTCGGCAAGAAGACCGCCGAGCGCCTGGTGGTGGAGTTGCGCGACCGCTTGGACAAGGGGATGGGCGGCGTTACGGGGCTGCCGACGGCCATCGACAGCGGCCCGGTCAACCCGGTGGAGGAGGCGGTCCGCGCCCTGATCGCACTCGGCTACAAGCCACCCGATGCCGCGCGCATGGTCCGCGGCGTCGAGGCCAAGGGGCTGGGTGTGGAGGAGATCATCCGCCGCGCGCTGCAGGCGGCCGCGAAATAA